A DNA window from Trichosurus vulpecula isolate mTriVul1 chromosome 2, mTriVul1.pri, whole genome shotgun sequence contains the following coding sequences:
- the PCF11 gene encoding pre-mRNA cleavage complex 2 protein Pcf11: MSESAPADAGTVGAREDACRDYQSSLEDLTFNSKPHINMLTILAEENLPFAKEIVTLIEAQTAKAPSTEKLPVMYLMDSIVKNVGREYLPAFTKNLVATFICVFEKVDENTRKSLFKLRSTWDDIFPLKKLYALDVRVNSLDPAWPIKPLPPNVNTSSIHVNPKFLNKSPEEPPTPSTVVSSPGISTPPIVPDIQKNLTQEQLIRQQLLAKQKQLLELQQKKLELELEQTKAQLAVSLSVQQGVSNIVPGSAPSKLLVSQMPPMAVKASHQVSVQPEKSRPSSSSSSQLQDMKVTNRDPRLNRISQHSSHSKEQSHRKDFLVNTVNQSDIKANKSIPTDKQNSSKQEKSKSSEKITKKELDQLDTKSKSKSPSPLKNKFSHTKDIKNQESESGRGVPEMSKRDPRLKKHLQDKPDGKDDDSKEKRKSSEKKDKEEHVKSSEHRLTGGRNKIINGIVQKQDANTEESEKQGTKTGRSSTRKRSRSRSPKSRSPITHSPKRRDRRSPKRRQRSISPSTSTPKTGKLRQSGVKQSHVEEFTQASRDERNSNKRSAKQDTRDPRRVKKTQEERPQETVNQHSTKSGSEPKENVENWQSSKSTKRWKSGWEENKSLQQGEEHQGLGKSPHLRHRESWGSAKGILSSRTPKQQHRLSVDANLQIPKELTSASKRELLKKANDSLTSGEITQDEFLVVVHQIRQLFQYQEGKHRCNVWDSPTEENKGGLKKKPLLSDAELTYYEHKAKLKRTQVQHSFPRLDLLDPDIFDYHLTDALLSGIECEPSKSKHAGRSSGAPFDRKEQFSERSRRLSPISGSRAYAENLSPHDGRRRHEEQVSAKGVREEQRSPFSERFALKRPRYEDSDKTFADSPASRYSSLDTTNQRLTALAEDRPLFDGPSRPSVGRGDGPTKMIFDGPNKPNPRIDGPPTPASLRFEGSPGQIGGGGPMRFEGPQGQLGGGCPLRFEGPQGPGGTPLRFEGPLGQAGGGGLRFEGAAGLRFEGPTGSLRFEGPGGQSVGGLRYEGPRGQPVGGLRFEGPHGQPVGALRFENPRGQPVGGLRFEGSHSASGSGIRFEGPHGQPGGGIRFEGPLLQQGGGMRFEGPHSQSVAGLRFEGQHNQLGGSLRFEGPHGQPGVGVRFEGPLVQQGGGMRFEGPSVQGGNMRFEGPLGQGGPRFEGCHASRFDGQPGQPSLLPRFDGLHGQPGPRFERTPGQQGPQRFDGPPGQQVQPRFDTGPQRFDGPQHQQASRFDIPLGLQGARFDNHPSQRLDAVSFSQTGPYNDPPNSAFNAPSQGIQFQRHEQMFDTPQGPNFNGPHGPAAQGFSNPLNRASGHYFDEKNLQGPQFGNFSNLPTPIAVGNIQPSQQVLSGVTQPVAFGQGQQFLPVHPQNPGTFVQNPAGALPRAYPDNHLSQVDVNELFSKLLKTGILKLSQPDSATTQVNEVATQPPPEEEEEDQSEDQDVPDLTNFTVEELKQRYDSVINRLYTGIQCYSCGMRFTTSQTDVYADHLDWHYRQNRTEKDVSRKVTHRRWYYSLTDWIEFEEIADLEERAKSQFFEKVHEEVVLKTQEAAKEKEFQSVPAGPAGAVESCEICQEQFEQYWDEEEEEWHLKNAIRVDGKIYHPSCYEDYQNTSSFDCTPSPSKTPVENPLNIMLNIVKKELQEPCDSSKVKDEPVDGPPACTDESIATPTEIKTEPDTVESV, encoded by the exons ATGTCGGAGTCGGCGCCGGCTGACGCCGGTACCGTAGGGGCCCGGGAGGACGCCTGTCGGGATTATCAGTCGTCCCTGGAAGACCTGACCTTCAACAGTAAACCGCACATCAATATGCTGACCATTCTGGCTGAGGAGAACCTGCCTTTCGCCAAGGAGATCGTCACCCTCATCGAGGCCCAAACCGCCAAG GCTCCTTCTACAGAGAAGCTCCCTGTTATGTATCTTATGGATTCCATTGTGAAGAACGTTGGAAGAGAGTATCTTCCTGCCTTTACTAAAAACCTAGTTGCAACATTTATTTGTGTGTTTGAAAAG GTGGATGAAAATACTAGGAAAAGTTTATTTAAATTACGCTCCACATGGGATGACATTTTCCCTTTGAAGAAACTCTATGCCTTGGATGTCAGAGTTAATTCATTAGATCCTGCTTGGCCAATTAAGCCTCTACCCCCCAATGTGAATACTTCTAGCATCCATGTGAAtcctaaatttttaaataaatcg CCCGAAGAACCTCCTACACCTAGTACAGTGGTCAGTTCCCCTGGTATCTCCACTCCTCCAATTGTCCCTGATATCCAAAAGAATTTGACCCAAGAGCAACTGATAAGGCAACAGCTGCTGGCAAAGCAAAAACAGTTGTTAGAACTTCAGCAGAAAAAATTGGAGCTAGAGCTGGAACAAACTAAGGCACAACTG gcAGTTTCTCTTAGTGTTCAGCAAGGGGTATCTAACATAGTTCCTGGATCGGCGCCTTCCAAATTACTTGTTTCACAAATGCCACCTATGGCAGTTAAAGCTTCTCATCAGGTTTCTGTACAGCCTGAAAAGAGTCGTCCCTCTTCTTCATCATCCTCACAGCTCCAGGATATGAAAGTAACAAACAGAGATCCTCGTCTTAATCGGATTAGCCAACATTCTTCTCATAGTAAAGAGCAAAGTCATAGGAAAGACTTTCTAGTAAATACAGTGAATCAATCTGATATCAAGGCAAATAAATCTATACCTACTGATAAACAAAACTCatcaaagcaagaaaaaagtAAATCAAGTGAAAAAATCACAAAGAAAGAACTTGACCAGTTAGATACTAAGTCCAAATCTAAATCTCCTTCAcctttgaaaaacaaattttctcatacaaaagatataaaaaatcaGGAATCTGAAAGTGGTCGAGGGGTCCCTGAAATGAGCAAAAGAGATCCCCGATTAAAAAAACACCTCCAGGATAAGCCTGATGGCAAAGACGATGactcaaaagagaagagaaaatcttcagagaaaaaagataaagaggagCACGTGAAGTCATCTGAACATAGACTTACTGGAGGtcgaaataaaattataaatggcatTGTACAAAAACAAGATGCTAATActgaagaatcagaaaaacaagGGACAAAAACAGGAAGATCAAGTACTAGAAAACGATCTCGATCACGATCTCCTAAGTCTCGGTCACCAATCACACATTCTCCAAAAAGGAGAGATAGGCGTTCACCGAAACGAAGGCAAAGGAGCATTTCTCCTTCTACTTCTACACCTAAAACTGGAAAGCTACGCCAGTCAGGAGTTAAACAGTCACATGTAGAAGAATTTACACAAGCTTCTCGTGATGAAAGAAATTCTAATAAGAGAAGTGCTAAGCAGGACACGAGAGATCCTAGGAGAGTAAAAAAGACTCAAGAAGAGAGACCACAAGAAACTGTAAATCAGCATTCTACAAAATCAGGATCTGAACCAAAGGAGAATGTAGAAAATTGGCAAAGCTCTAAGTCTACAAAAAGATGGAAATCTGGTTGGGAGGAAAATAAAAG CTTACAGCAGGGTGAAGAGCATCAAGGACTTGGTAAATCACCTCATCTAAGGCATAGAGAGAGTTGGGGTAGTGCTAAAGGAATTTTATCATCCCGGACCCCCAAACAACAACATCGATTAAGTGTAGATGCCAATCTTCAGATTCCTAAAGAACTAACTTCTGCAAGCAAAAGAGAATTACTTAAAAAG GCAAATGATAGTTTAACATCTGGTGAAATTACACAGGATGaattccttgttgttgttcatcagATTCGTCAGCTTTTTCAGTATCAAGAAGGAAAACATAGATGCAATGTGTGGGATAGtcctacagaagaaaataaaggtggattaaaaaagaaacctcTTTTATCAGATGCTGAATTAACATATTATGAGCATAAAGCCAAACTCAAAAGGACCCAGGTTCAGCATTCATTCCCGAGACTTGATCTCTTAGATCCTGATATTTTTGATTACCATTTGACTGATGCTTTGTTGTCTGGCATAGAATGTGAACCATCCAAAAGTAAGCATGCAGGAAGGAGTAGTGGAGCACCGTTTGACAGAAAAGAACAATTTAGTGAAAGGTCAAGGCGTCTTTCTCCAATATCTGGAAGCCGTGCTTATGCCGAGAATCTTTCCCCCCATGATGGCCGAAGAAGGCATGAAGAGCAAGTCTCTGCTAAAG gTGTCCGAGAGGAGCAAAGATCTCCATTCAGTGAACGTTTTGCACTTAAGAGGCCTAGATATGAAGATTCGGATAAAACATTTGCAGACAGCCCAGCATCAAGATATTCAAGCCTCGATACAACAAATCAGAGACTTACAGCCTTAGCTGAGGACAGACCATTGTTTGATGGACCTTCTAGGCCATCTGTAGGAAGGGGAGACGGTCCAACTAAAATGATTTTTGACGGACCTAATAAGCCAAACCCTAGAATTGATGGACCTCCAACACCAGCTTCTCTTCGGTTTGAAGGGTCACCAGGACAAATAGGGGGAGGGGGACCTATGAGGTTTGAAGGACCACAAGGTCAGCTAGGAGGTGGGTGTCCTCTGAGATTTGAAGGTCCTCAAGGACCAGGAGGGACTCCCTTGAGGTTTGAAGGGCCACTTGGACAGGCAGGAGGAGGTGGCTTAAGGTTTGAAGGAGCTGCCGGTTTGCGGTTTGAGGGTCCCACTGGTAGTTTGAGGTTTGAGGGCCCAGGTGGCCAGTCCGTGGGTGGTCTTAGGTATGAAGGTCCCCGTGGTCAACCTGTGGGTGGTCTTAGGTTTGAGGGACCTCATGGTCAGCCTGTAGGTGCTCTAAGGTTTGAGAATCCTCGAGGTCAGCCTGTAGGTGGACTCAGATTTGAGGGAAGCCATAGTGCGTCAGGAAGTGGAATTAGATTTGAGGGACCCCATGGTCAGCCAGGTGGTGGAATCAGATTTGAGGGCCCTTTGCTCCAGCAGGGTGGTGGTATGAGATTTGAGGGACCCCATAGCCAGTCAGTGGCAGGTCTGAGATTTGAAGGACAACATAATCAGCTTGGTGGAAGCCTTCGATTTGAAGGACCACATGGTCAGCCAGGGGTTGGGGTCAGATTTGAAGGACCCTTAGTCCAACAGGGAGGTGGAATGAGATTCGAGGGTCCTTCTGTACAGGGAGGTAATATGAGATTTGAAGGACCTCTAGGCCAAGGTGGTCCGAGATTTGAGGGGTGTCATGCTTCAAGATTTGATGGTCAACCAGGTCAGCCATCTCTCTTGCCAAGATTTGATGGCTTGCATGGTCAACCTGGTCCTAGATTTGAAAGAACTCCTGGTCAACAAGGCCCACAAAGGTTTGATGGGCCCCCTGGTCAGCAGGTACAACCAAGATTTGACACGGGCCCTCAAAGATTTGATGGTCCACAACACCAGCAAGCATCAAGATTTGATATTCCTCTTGGTCTACAAGGTGCAAGGTTTGACAATCATCCTTCACAGAGGCTTGATGCAGTCTCTTTTAGTCAGACTGGCCCATATAATGACCCTCCTAACAGTGCATTTAATGCACCATCGCAAGGAATACAGTTCCAAAGACATGAGCAAATGTTTGATACACCTCAGGGACCAAATTTTAATGGACCACATGGCCCTGCAGCTCAAGGTTTCTCGAATCCACTTAACAGAGCATCTGGACATTATTTTGATGAAAAGAATCTTCAGGGTCCTCAATTTGGAAACTTTAGTAATCTGCCCACGCCAATTGCAGTAGGGAATATTCAGCCATCTCAACAG GTACTCTCTGGTGTTACTCAACCTGTAGCTTTTGGACAAGGACAACAATTTTTACCAGTTCATCCACAAAATCCTGGTACTTTTGTTCAGAATCCAGCAG GTGCTCTTCCAAGAGCATATCCTGATAATCATCTCAGCCAGGTCGATGTGAATGAACTCTTCTCTAAACTGCTAAAAACAGGAATACTTAAATTATCCCAACCTGATTCAGCAACAACTC aagtAAATGAAGTTGCTACACAGCCTCCccctgaggaagaagaagaagatcaaAGTGAAGATCAAGATGTTCCTGACCTCACtaatttcacagttgaagaattGAAACA gcgTTATGATAGTGTTATAAACCGACTGTATACTGGTATCCAGTGCTATTCTTGTGGAATGAGGTTTACAACATCACAGACTGATGTCTATGCAGACCATTTGGACTGGCATTACCGACAAAATAGAACTGAAAAGGATGTTAGCAGAAAAGTTACTCATAGGAGGTGGTACTACAGTCTTACA GACTGGATAGAATTTGAGGAAATAGCTGATTTGGAGGAACGTGCAAAGAGCCAGTTTTTTGAAAAGGTACATGAAGAGGTTGTGTTGAAAACCCAAGAGGCTGCTAAAGAAAAGGAGTTTCAGAGTGTCCCTGCTGGACCAGCTGGGGCAGTAGAG AGCTGTGAAATATGTCAGGAGCAATTTGAACAATActgggatgaagaggaagaagaatggcATCTTAAAAATGCTATCCGAGTAGATGGAAAG ATTTACCATCCATCATGTTACGAAGATTATCAAAAT ACATCTTCATTTGACTGTACACCATCTCCCAGCAAGACTCCTGTTGAAAATCCCTTGAATATTATGTTGAACATTGTCAAAAAAGAATTGCAGGAACCCTGTGACAGTTCCAAAGTTAAAGATGAACCAGTTGATGGCCCACCAGCTTGTACAGACGAGAGCATAGCTACACCTACTGAAATTAAAACAGAACCTGATACAGTTGAGTCAGTTTAA